From Salvia splendens isolate huo1 chromosome 16, SspV2, whole genome shotgun sequence, a single genomic window includes:
- the LOC121771445 gene encoding 3-oxoacyl-[acyl-carrier-protein] reductase 4-like — protein MAAAAAAGSAVTVFKSAGVSPKKLAYFRDVSSPSLVKFHNSLKFQLRSARSFSSDIRAAASTIENIGTEAAQNVESPVVVVTGASRGIGKAIALALGKSGCKVLVNYAMSSKEAEEVCKEIEASGGQALTFGGDVSKEADVESMIKTAIDTWGTIDVMINNAGITRDTLLMRMKKSQWQEVIDLNLTGVFLCTQAAAKVMMKKRKGRIINISSVVGLVGNVGQANYSAAKAGVIGFTKTVAKEYSSRNITVNAVAPGFIASDMTSKLAADFEKKIQEAIPLGRYGQPEEVAGLVEFLALNPAAAYITGQVLSIDGGVAM, from the exons ATGGCTGCTGCTGCCGCGGCTGGATCGGCCGTCACCGTCTTCAAGTCCGCCGGAGTTTCACCGAAGAAATTAGCCTATTTCCGGGATGTATCGTCGCCGTCTCTGGTGAAGTTCCACAATTCTCTCAAATTTCAGCTCCGATCCGCTAGATCCTTCTCGTCGG ACATAAGGGCAGCAGCTTCAACAATTGAAAATATTGGAACTGAAGCAGCACAGAATGTGGAATCTCCTGTTGTAGTTGTCACGGGAGCATCCAGAGGCATTGGCAAGGCAATTGCTCTGGCTCTGGGGAAATCTGGTTGCAAG GTTCTGGTTAATTATGCGATGTCATCCAAGGAGGCAGAAGAAGTTTGCAAAGAG ATAGAAGCATCTGGTGGACAGGCTCTTACTTTTGGTGGAGATGTTTCAAAAGAAGCAGATGTGGAGTCTATGATTAAAACT GCAATTGATACATGGGGAACAATAGATGTTATGATCAATAATGCAG GTATAACGAGGGACACATTATTGATGAGAATGAAGAAATCTCAGTGGCAGGAGGTCATTGATCTAAATCTCACTGGAGTTTTCCTCTGCACGCAG GCAGCTGCTAAAGTTATGATGAAGAAGAGAAAA GGAAGAATTATTAATATCTCGTCTGTTGTTGGTCTTGTTGGAAATGTTGGGCAAGCCAATTATAGCGCGGCTAAAGCAGGAGTAATTGGATTCACAAAGACAGTCGCCAAAGAGTACTCTAGCAGAAACATCACT GTAAATGCAGTTGCTCCCGGATTCATAGCTTCCGACATGACTTCTAAGCTTGCAGCAGATTTCGAGAAGAAGATACAAGAGGCCATTCCATTGG GACGCTATGGCCAACCAGAAGAAGTTGCTGGGCTAGTGGAGTTCTTGGCACTTAACCCCGCAGCAGCTTACATCACCGGACAG GTACTATCCATTGATGGAGGAGTGGCCATGTGA
- the LOC121771659 gene encoding trihelix transcription factor GT-1-like isoform X2, whose amino-acid sequence MYMSEKPQRQQESAVDFYKPEAGPLQNTALIIPDDGSPPLVAEDAVLPPSVAPSSHPAAPKRRAETWVQEETRSLISFRKEIDMLFNTSKSNKHLWDNISLKMREKGFDRSPTMCTDKWRNLLKEFKKVKQNNRDGSENGSAKMNYYKEIEEILRERGRDGPPNWKSSEGGNDAVAPKVDSFMQFSDKANGRSTLNLERRLDHEGHPLAITAADAVGASGVSPWNWRETPGSGEQTNTYDGRVITVKLGEYTKRIGIDGSADAIKEAIKSAFRLRTKRAFWLEDEDNVVRSLDRDMPLGNYTLHVDEGLTIKVCFYEESGPMPVHTEDKTFYTEDDFRDFLSRRGWTCLREYNGYRNVDSMEELLPGAIYRGAN is encoded by the exons atGTACATGTCCGAGAAACCCCAACGGCAGCAAGAATCCGCCGTAGATTTCTACAAACCAGAAGCCGGGCCTCTCCAAAACACCGCCTTGATCATCCCCGACGACGGATCGCCGCCCCTCGTGGCTGAGGACGCCGTCCTGCCCCCCAGCGTGGCTCCTTCCAGCCACCCCGCCGCGCCGAAGAGAAGGGCCGAGACGTGGGTGCAGGAGGAGACGAGGTCCCTCATCTCCTTCCGGAAAGAGATAGATATGCTGTTCAACACCTCGAAATCGAACAAGCACTTGTGGGATAACATTTCTTTGAAGATGAGGGAGAAAGGGTTTGATAGGTCTCCGACTATGTGCACTGATAAATGGAGGAATCTGTTGAAGGAATTCAAGAAGGTGAAGCAGAATAATCGGGATGGGAGTGAGAATGGGTCGGCGAAGATGAACTATTATAAGGAGATTGAGGAGATTTTGAGGGAGAGGGGCAGAGATGGGCCTCCTAATTGGAAGAGTTCTGAAGGTGGGAATGATGCTGTGGCTCCTAAAGTTGATTCCTTTATGCAGTTTTCTGATAAAG CTAATGGCAGGTCGACTCTCAACTTAGAGCGACGTTTGGATCATGAGGGGCACCCTCTGGCTATAACTGCTGCTGATGCTGTTGGAGCAAGTGGAGTTTCTCCGTGGAATTGGAGGGAGACGCCCGGAAGTG GCGAACAGACTAATACGTATGACGGAAGGGTGATAACAGTTAAACTCGGAGAGTATACAAAGAGAATAGGGATTGATGGCAGTGCAGATGCCATCAAGGAAGCCATCAAATCCGCTTTCAGGCTAAGGACTAAACGCGCATTTTGGTTGGAAGACGAAGATAATGTGGTCCGGTCACTCGACAGAGACATGCCTCTTGGAAACTACACTCTCCACGTTGATGAAG GGCTGACGATAAAAGTGTGTTTCTACGAGGAATCTGGGCCGATGCCGGTGCACACTGAGGACAAGACCTTCTACACGGAGGATGATTTTCGTGACTTCCTCTCACGCCGTGGGTGGACTTGTCTGAGAGAGTACAACGGATACAGGAACGTCGATAGCATGGAGGAGCTGTTGCCCGGAGCTATCTACCGTGGGGCCAATTGA
- the LOC121771443 gene encoding uncharacterized protein LOC121771443 — translation MSRKFLPLRWESTGDQWWFASPIDCAAANGHYNLVRELLHLDPNLLIKLTSLPRIRRLESVWDDEFSGVSKCRSTVARELLRDCENGAHNSLIRAGYGGWLLYSAAAAGDLEFVKELLERDSLLVFGEGEYGITDILYAAARGCAAEVFRLIFDSAVAEKGRRGEVSPVFKWEMMNRAVHAAARGGAAAVLEELLGDGEDVLGFRDSQGSTVLHAAAGRGQIQIVKNLISSYDIIDSEDDRGNTALNVAAYRGHLAVMKVLVSASPSSALGNNNCGDTFLHMAVAGFHMPSFRRVDRQMELMREIVGGNLVRIEEIVNVQNNDGRTALHMAVVENIQSDIVELLLLVRYIDVNLVDGEGNTPLDLLKQRPRSASSEILIRRLVSAGGVCRREDGAVRSAHVRMRGIGGSPGTSFRIPDAEIVLYTGFEHGARFSSELVSVDCGYLDENLSTPRPSSSKLKKSRSMTSATSRLKIMLRRGRQRSGGVSSPSIDSGCSTESHGIQRNTKNCPISLREQFATPSNKRIVSVQERVLSPSSKKKFGEGLPPNARQVLPKSNLGSPCSAMSHSSWSSPVDFGSAGPSSLNESPVKMKLKKRSSFNYFCFGGQGLAIEKSIKAQGRRMEKQPSLVDVV, via the exons ATGTCGCGGAAATTCCTCCCTCTGAGATGGGAGAGCACCGGCGATCAATGGTGGTTCGCTTCCCCCATCGACTGCGCCGCCGCCAACGGCCACTACAACCTCGTCCGGGAGCTCCTCCACCTCGACCCCAACCTCCTCATCAAGCTCACCTCTCTCCCCCGAATCCGCCGCCTCGAATCCGTCTGGGACGACGAGTTCTCCGGCGTCTCCAAATGCCGGTCGACCGTCGCAAGAGAACTCCTCCGCGACTGCGAGAACGGGGCCCACAATTCCCTAATCAGGGCTGGCTACGGCGGCTGGCTCCTCTACTCCGCCGCCGCGGCAGGGGATTTGGAATTCGTGAAGGAGCTGCTGGAGAGGGACAGCCTCTTGGTCTTCGGAGAAGGGGAATACGGGATCACGGATATTCTCTACGCCGCCGCGCGCGGCTGCGCCGCGGAGGTTTTCCGGCTGATTTTCGATTCCGCGGTGGCGGAGAAGGGGAGGCGCGGGGAGGTCTCGCCGGTTTTCAAGTGGGAGATGATGAATCGGGCCGTCCACGCGGCGGCAAGAGGCGGCGCCGCCGCGGTGCTGGAGGAGCTTTTGGGTGATGGTGAGGATGTCTTGGGATTTAGGGATTCGCAGGGCTCCACCGTGCTTCACGCCGCCGCCGGCCGAGGGCAAATTCAG ATAGTAAAAAACTTGATATCCTCCTACGACATCATCGACTCCGAGGATGATCGAGGCAACACGGCATTGAACGTCGCGGCCTATCGCGGCCATCTAGCCGTGATGAAGGTGCTCGTCTCCGCCTCTCCATCGTCTGCTTTGGGCAACAACAACTGCGGCGACACCTTCCTTCACATGGCGGTCGCGGGCTTCCACATGCCGAGCTTTAGGCGTGTGGACCGGCAGATGGAGCTGATGAGGGAGATAGTTGGTGGAAACCTCGTACGAATCGAAGAGATCGTCAATGTCCAAAACAACGATGGTCGAACTGCTCTGCACATGGCTGTGGTTGAGAACATTCAATCTGATATTGTTGAGCTGTTGCTTTTGGTTAGGTACATAGATGTGAACCTTGTTGATGGTGAAGGGAACACTCCTCTTGATCTTCTCAAGCAACGGCCGAGATCGGCCTCGTCCGAGATCTTGATCAGGAGGCTGGTCTCGGCCGGAGGGGTGTGCAGGCGTGAGGATGGCGCGGTGAGGAGTGCTCACGTGAGGATGCGTGGGATCGGAGGAAGTCCGGGCACTTCCTTCCGGATCCCGGATGCGGAGATCGTGTTGTACACTGGGTTCGAGCACGGAGCGCGCTTTAGCTCCGAGCTCGTGAGCGTTGATTGTGGCTACTTGGACGAGAATTTGTCCACGCCTCGACCTAGCTCGTCCAAGCTCAAGAAGTCGAGGTCTATGACTAGTGCAACGAGCCGTCTAAAGATTATGCTCCGCAGAGGCCGGCAGAGAAGTGGTGGTGTCTCGTCTCCGAGCATCGACAGTGGCTGTTCTACCGAGTCACACGGAATCCAGCGGAACACGAAAAACTGCCCTATTTCGCTGAGAGAGCAGTTTGCAACGCCAAGTAACAAGAGGATTGTATCTGTGCAGGAGAGAGTTCTTAGTCCTTCCTCGAAGAAGAAGTTTGGTGAAGGGTTGCCACCAAATGCTCGGCAGGTGCTTCCGAAATCGAACCTCGGTTCTCCATGCAGCGCCATGTCCCATTCATCATGGTCGTCTCCGGTCGATTTTGGTAGCGCGGGGCCCTCGAGCTTGAACGAGTCCCCCGTCAAGATGAAGCTGAAGAAGCGTAGCTCGTTCAACTACTTCTGCTTTGGTGGTCAAGGCTTGGCGATCGAGAAGTCGATCAAAGCGCAAGGACGAAGAATGGAGAAACAGCCAAGTTTAGTCGATGTCGTGTAG
- the LOC121771658 gene encoding F-box protein SKIP14-like, with product MALNYSHRPVFPAHTSANNLWSPLRNVNGCLAEGSSEVYGECYPRPWHLSQEEMEEWDFLSQDTVGRCCSPESNSRDIADRLPSDPFGMDIQTTFTALTGWLEDLEVNQENYDLLAGCCMLWNNALNSRPFPSSVQSNENLNSSILPLSSSPQVYVKPDETLDAINNVDDYAEDTEMENSLDPYNNEFPPACEESWMMDFSNEGTSYSPELQFGEKVEGAAKFDEAPHDAFKFCLMYLGVKDLLSMETVCSYFRSEVRGEPLLWKSIHIDPPLNEKITDDILLELACRADGTLQSLSLVECPKITDDGIKRVLETNPRLTKLIVPGCTRLTVEGMLKNVWTHNSNKDAPGIKFLRIGGLYGVTHEHFEELKSLLGTDDNTLNSHHKPHFYHRGNYYLPYDDDRAIDIEMCPRCEKFRLVYDCPSEGCQGKDNGSEVCRACTLCIARCAQCGTCINDNEYEETFCLDLVCSDCFKQLVKYQDGLNEKADPCGDHMSVVA from the exons ATGGCCTTGAACTATTCCCATCGGCCTGTGTTCCCGGCTCACACTTCTGCAAATAATTTGTGGTCACCTTTGAGGAATGTGAACGGCTGTCTTGCTGAGGGTTCTTCTGAAGTTTATGGTGAATGTTATCCAAGGCCTTGGCATCTGAGCCAAGAAGAGATGGAGGAATGGGATTTCCTTAGCCAGGATACAGTTGGTCGCTGCTGCTCACCGGAGTCAAACTCGAGGGACATTGCTGACCGTTTGCCCTCTGATCCATTTGGGATGGATATACAGACTACCTTCACAGCTCTCACGGGATGGCTTGAGGACTTGGAGGTCAATCAAGAGAATTATGATTTGCTTGCTGGGTGTTGTATGTTATGGAACAATGCTCTAAATTCCCGGCCCTTTCCCAGCAGTGTTCAGTCCAATGAGAATCTGAATTCTAGTATCCTACCCCTTTCAAGCAGTCCTCAGGTTTATGTGAAACCTGATGAGACATTGGATGCTATCAATAATGTCGATGACTATGCGGAGGATACAGAGATGGAGAATTCATTGGATCCATACAACAATGAATTTCCTCCAGCCTGCGAAGAAAGTTGGATGATGGATTTCAGTAACGAGGGCACTAGCTACAGTCCTGAGTTGCAGTTTGGAGAGAAAGTGGAGGGTGCTGCCAAATTTGACGAAGCACCCCATGATGCTTTTAAATTTTGTCTAATGTATCTGGGGGTGAAAGACCTATTATCAATGGAAACAGTTTGTAGTTACTTTCGGTCTGAGGTTCGAGGTGAACCATTGTTGTGGAAGAGTATCCACATTGACCCACCTCTGAATGAAAAGATCACGGATGACATTCTTTTGGAATTGGCTTGTAGGGCTGATGGTACTCTTCAAAGCCTGAGCTTGGTGGAGTGCCCGAAAATCACTGATGATGGAATAAAGCGCGTACTTGAAACCAATCCACGGTTAACAAAG CTAATTGTTCCTGGATGTACAAGGCTCACTGTTGAAGGGATGTTGAAAAATGTATGGACCCATAACTCTAATAAAGATGCCCCAGGTATAAAGTTCCTGAGAATCGGTGGCCTTTATGGGGTTACGCATGAACACTTTGAGGAGTTGAAGTCTCTTTTGGGTACTGATGACAACACCCTCAATAGTCATCACAAGCCACACTTCTATCATCGAGGAAACTATTACCTTCCATATGATGATGACCGGGCAATAGATATTGAAATGTGCCCAAGATGTGAGAAATTCAGGTTGGTTTATGATTGTCCGTCAGAGGGATGTCAGGGGAAAGATAATGGATCTGAAGTCTGCAGAGCATGCACGCTGTGCATAGCAAGGTGCGCACAGTGTGGCACCTGCATTAACGACAATGAGTATGAGGAGACGTTCTGTTTAGATTTGGTATGCTCAGATTGTTTCAAGCAGCTTGTCAAGTACCAGGACGGGCTTAATGAGAAGGCTGACCCATGTGGAGACCACATGAGCGTGGTTGCTTGA
- the LOC121771444 gene encoding lysine histidine transporter 1-like: MEDPVVEREMTEEEKIDAWLPITSSRTAKWWYSTFHNVTAMVGAGVLSLPYAMSNMGWGPGSVMMVLSWIITLYTLWQMVEMHEMVPGKRFDRYHELGQHAFGEKLGLCIVLPQQIVVQVSTCIIYMVTGGKSLQKFHNTVRPNSHEIKLTYFIMMFASVQFFLSLLPNFNSISAVSLAAAVMSLVYSTIAWTTSLAKGAPQHVSYALRGKNPMENTFNFFNALGDIAFAFAGHSVVLEIQATIPSTPEKPSKKPMWKGVILAYFVVFLCYFPVAFLGYYVFGDKVDDNILITLEKPTWLIASANMFVFIHVVGGYQIYAIPVFDMLETLLVKQLKFKPSGVLRFTTRMLYVGITMFIGMTFPFFGGLLGFFGGFALAPTTYFLPCIMWLTLKKPTRFSFSWWINWIFIVIGVTLMVLAPIGGLRNIILSAKTYKFYQ; encoded by the exons ATGGAGGATCCGGTAGTGGAAAGAGAGATGACGGAGGAGGAGAAGATCGATGCGTGGCTTCCGATCACCTCTAGCCGGACGGCCAAGTGGTGGTACTCCACCTTCCACAACGTCACCGCCATGGTCGGGGCCGGCGTCCTTAGCCTGCCCTATGCCATGTCCAACATGGGATG GGGACCGGGTAGTGTGATGATGGTGCTATCATGGATCATCACTTTGTACACGTTATGGCAAATGGTGGAGATGCACGAGATGGTTCCGGGCAAACGATTCGACCGGTACCATGAGTTGGGGCAACACGCCTTCGGTGAGAAGCTTGGGCTCTGCATCGTGCTGCCTCAACAAATAGTGGTGCAAGTTAGCACGTGCATCATCTACATGGTGACCGGCGGCAAGTCTCTGCAGAAATTCCATAACACCGTTCGCCCGAACAGCCACGAAATCAAACTCACCTACTTCATCATGATGTTCGCCTCCGTCCAGTTTTTCCTCTCCCTTCTCCCCAACTTCAACTCCATATCTGCAGTCTCCCTAGCTGCCGCAGTCATGTCCCTAGT CTACTCCACAATCGCCTGGACCACGTCTCTGGCGAAGGGGGCGCCACAGCATGTGTCGTACGCGTTGAGGGGGAAGAACCCAATGGAGAATACTTTTAACTTCTTCAATGCGCTAGGTGACATCGCCTTCGCCTTTGCTGGCCACAGCGTGGTGCTAGAGATTCAGGCAACCATCCCATCCACGCCGGAGAAACCATCCAAGAAGCCGATGTGGAAGGGGGTGATCCTGGCCTATTTCGTGGTGTTCTTATGCTATTTCCCAGTTGCATTTTTGGGATATTACGTATTTGGAGACAAAGTCGATGACAACATTTTGATTACACTCGAGAAGCCTACGTGGCTCATTGCATCGGCCAACATGTTTGTATTCATCCATGTTGTCGGAGGCTACCAG ATATATGCAATACCTGTTTTTGATATGTTGGAGACTTTGTTGGTGAAGCAATTGAAGTTTAAGCCTTCGGGGGTACTACGTTTCACCACTCGTATGCTATATGTTG GCATAACCATGTTCATAGGAATGACATTCCCCTTCTTTGGTGGTTTGCTTGGATTCTTTGGTGGATTTGCTTTGGCCCCAACAACATACTTT cTTCCTTGCATCATGTGGCTCACGTTGAAGAAGCCCACGAGGTTTAGCTTCTCTTGGTGGATCAATTGG ATATTCATTGTGATTGGAGTTACACTGATGGTTTTGGCACCAATTGGAGGGCTGAGAAACATAATTCTCTCTGCCAAAACGTACAAATTCTACCAATGA
- the LOC121771659 gene encoding trihelix transcription factor GT-4-like isoform X1 produces MYMSEKPQRQQESAVDFYKPEAGPLQNTALIIPDDGSPPLVAEDAVLPPSVAPSSHPAAPKRRAETWVQEETRSLISFRKEIDMLFNTSKSNKHLWDNISLKMREKGFDRSPTMCTDKWRNLLKEFKKVKQNNRDGSENGSAKMNYYKEIEEILRERGRDGPPNWKSSEGGNDAVAPKVDSFMQFSDKGIDDASLTFGPVEANGRSTLNLERRLDHEGHPLAITAADAVGASGVSPWNWRETPGSGEQTNTYDGRVITVKLGEYTKRIGIDGSADAIKEAIKSAFRLRTKRAFWLEDEDNVVRSLDRDMPLGNYTLHVDEGLTIKVCFYEESGPMPVHTEDKTFYTEDDFRDFLSRRGWTCLREYNGYRNVDSMEELLPGAIYRGAN; encoded by the exons atGTACATGTCCGAGAAACCCCAACGGCAGCAAGAATCCGCCGTAGATTTCTACAAACCAGAAGCCGGGCCTCTCCAAAACACCGCCTTGATCATCCCCGACGACGGATCGCCGCCCCTCGTGGCTGAGGACGCCGTCCTGCCCCCCAGCGTGGCTCCTTCCAGCCACCCCGCCGCGCCGAAGAGAAGGGCCGAGACGTGGGTGCAGGAGGAGACGAGGTCCCTCATCTCCTTCCGGAAAGAGATAGATATGCTGTTCAACACCTCGAAATCGAACAAGCACTTGTGGGATAACATTTCTTTGAAGATGAGGGAGAAAGGGTTTGATAGGTCTCCGACTATGTGCACTGATAAATGGAGGAATCTGTTGAAGGAATTCAAGAAGGTGAAGCAGAATAATCGGGATGGGAGTGAGAATGGGTCGGCGAAGATGAACTATTATAAGGAGATTGAGGAGATTTTGAGGGAGAGGGGCAGAGATGGGCCTCCTAATTGGAAGAGTTCTGAAGGTGGGAATGATGCTGTGGCTCCTAAAGTTGATTCCTTTATGCAGTTTTCTGATAAAG GTATTGATGACGCCAGTCTTACTTTTGGGCCGGTAGAAG CTAATGGCAGGTCGACTCTCAACTTAGAGCGACGTTTGGATCATGAGGGGCACCCTCTGGCTATAACTGCTGCTGATGCTGTTGGAGCAAGTGGAGTTTCTCCGTGGAATTGGAGGGAGACGCCCGGAAGTG GCGAACAGACTAATACGTATGACGGAAGGGTGATAACAGTTAAACTCGGAGAGTATACAAAGAGAATAGGGATTGATGGCAGTGCAGATGCCATCAAGGAAGCCATCAAATCCGCTTTCAGGCTAAGGACTAAACGCGCATTTTGGTTGGAAGACGAAGATAATGTGGTCCGGTCACTCGACAGAGACATGCCTCTTGGAAACTACACTCTCCACGTTGATGAAG GGCTGACGATAAAAGTGTGTTTCTACGAGGAATCTGGGCCGATGCCGGTGCACACTGAGGACAAGACCTTCTACACGGAGGATGATTTTCGTGACTTCCTCTCACGCCGTGGGTGGACTTGTCTGAGAGAGTACAACGGATACAGGAACGTCGATAGCATGGAGGAGCTGTTGCCCGGAGCTATCTACCGTGGGGCCAATTGA
- the LOC121771659 gene encoding trihelix transcription factor GT-1-like isoform X3 — protein MYMSEKPQRQQESAVDFYKPEAGPLQNTALIIPDDGSPPLVAEDAVLPPSVAPSSHPAAPKRRAETWVQEETRSLISFRKEIDMLFNTSKSNKHLWDNISLKMREKGFDRSPTMCTDKWRNLLKEFKKVKQNNRDGSENGSAKMNYYKEIEEILRERGRDGPPNWKSSEGIDDASLTFGPVEANGRSTLNLERRLDHEGHPLAITAADAVGASGVSPWNWRETPGSGEQTNTYDGRVITVKLGEYTKRIGIDGSADAIKEAIKSAFRLRTKRAFWLEDEDNVVRSLDRDMPLGNYTLHVDEGLTIKVCFYEESGPMPVHTEDKTFYTEDDFRDFLSRRGWTCLREYNGYRNVDSMEELLPGAIYRGAN, from the exons atGTACATGTCCGAGAAACCCCAACGGCAGCAAGAATCCGCCGTAGATTTCTACAAACCAGAAGCCGGGCCTCTCCAAAACACCGCCTTGATCATCCCCGACGACGGATCGCCGCCCCTCGTGGCTGAGGACGCCGTCCTGCCCCCCAGCGTGGCTCCTTCCAGCCACCCCGCCGCGCCGAAGAGAAGGGCCGAGACGTGGGTGCAGGAGGAGACGAGGTCCCTCATCTCCTTCCGGAAAGAGATAGATATGCTGTTCAACACCTCGAAATCGAACAAGCACTTGTGGGATAACATTTCTTTGAAGATGAGGGAGAAAGGGTTTGATAGGTCTCCGACTATGTGCACTGATAAATGGAGGAATCTGTTGAAGGAATTCAAGAAGGTGAAGCAGAATAATCGGGATGGGAGTGAGAATGGGTCGGCGAAGATGAACTATTATAAGGAGATTGAGGAGATTTTGAGGGAGAGGGGCAGAGATGGGCCTCCTAATTGGAAGAGTTCTGAAG GTATTGATGACGCCAGTCTTACTTTTGGGCCGGTAGAAG CTAATGGCAGGTCGACTCTCAACTTAGAGCGACGTTTGGATCATGAGGGGCACCCTCTGGCTATAACTGCTGCTGATGCTGTTGGAGCAAGTGGAGTTTCTCCGTGGAATTGGAGGGAGACGCCCGGAAGTG GCGAACAGACTAATACGTATGACGGAAGGGTGATAACAGTTAAACTCGGAGAGTATACAAAGAGAATAGGGATTGATGGCAGTGCAGATGCCATCAAGGAAGCCATCAAATCCGCTTTCAGGCTAAGGACTAAACGCGCATTTTGGTTGGAAGACGAAGATAATGTGGTCCGGTCACTCGACAGAGACATGCCTCTTGGAAACTACACTCTCCACGTTGATGAAG GGCTGACGATAAAAGTGTGTTTCTACGAGGAATCTGGGCCGATGCCGGTGCACACTGAGGACAAGACCTTCTACACGGAGGATGATTTTCGTGACTTCCTCTCACGCCGTGGGTGGACTTGTCTGAGAGAGTACAACGGATACAGGAACGTCGATAGCATGGAGGAGCTGTTGCCCGGAGCTATCTACCGTGGGGCCAATTGA
- the LOC121771660 gene encoding glyceraldehyde-3-phosphate dehydrogenase, cytosolic-like, with product MGKIKIGINGFGRIGRLVARVALQRDDVELVAVNDPFISTDYMTYMFKYDSVHGQWKHHEVKVKDEKTLLFGENSVKVFQCRNPEEIPWAEAGAEFVVESTGVFTDKDKAAAHLKGGAKKVVISAPSKDAPMFVVGVNEKEYKPDLNIVSNASCTTNCLAPLAKVINDKFGIVEGLMSTIHSITATQKTVDGPSSKDWRGGRAASFNIIPSSTGAAKAVGKVLPALNGKLTGMSFRVPTVDVSVVDLTVRLEKEATYDEIKAAIKEASESKLKGILGYVEDDVVSTDFIGDSRSSIFDAKAGIALNNNFVKLVSWYDNEWGYSSRVVDLIVHMASVA from the exons ATGGGAAAGATCAAGATTGGGATCAATG GTTTCGGGAGGATTGGGCGTTTGGTTGCAAGAGTTGCTCTGCAAAGGGATGATGTTGAGCTCGTTGCTGTCAATGATCCATTTATCAGCACTGATTACATG ACTTACATGTTCAAGTATGATAGTGTGCATGGTCAATGGAAGCATCATGAAGTTAAGGTGAAGGATGAAAAAACCCTTCTTTTTGGTGAAAATTCTGTCAAAGTATTCCAGTGCAg GAATCCTGAGGAGATTCCATGGGCTGAAGCTGGTGCTGAGTTTGTTGTTGAATCTACTGGAGTCTTCACAGACAAAGATAAGGCTGCTGCTCACTTGAAG GGCGGTGCTAAGAAAGTAGTGATCTCTGCTCCGAGCAAAGATGCTCCTATGTTTGTTGTTGGAGTGAATGAGAAAGAATACAAGCCTGACCTAAACATTGTCTCGAATGCTAGCTGCACGACTAACTGCCTTGCCCCGTTGGCCAAG GTTATCAACGACAAGTTTGGTATAGTCGAGGGCCTAATGTCCACCATCCACTCTATAACGG CCACGCAGAAGACGGTTGATGGTCCATCGAGCAAGGACTGGAGAGGCGGAAGGGCAGCGTCGTTCAACATCATCCCCAGCAGCACGGGTGCAGCCAAGGCTGTTGGGAAGGTGCTTCCAGCACTGAATGGGAAGCTAACGGGAATGTCGTTCCGTGTCCCAACAGTTGATGTTTCGGTGGTGGACCTGACTGTGAGGCTAGAGAAGGAGGCCACCTATGATGAGATCAAAGCTGCCATCAA GGAAGCATCGGAGAGCAAGCTGAAGGGCATATTGGGATACGTGGAAGACGATGTGGTGTCGACCGACTTCATCGGTGATAGCAGGTCGAGCATCTTCGATGCTAAGGCTGGCATTGCTTTGAACAACAATTTCGTCAAACTTGTGTCCTGGTACGACAACGAATGGGGTTACAG TTCTCGGGTGGTCGATTTGATCGTCCACATGGCGTCGGTAGCATGA